From Angustibacter sp. Root456, the proteins below share one genomic window:
- a CDS encoding RNA polymerase sigma factor: MEIVQREVVSVTSPDPRAGLDDASRWSADEALTELYRAHWRSLVRLAFLLVRDQAVAEDVAQDAFVSMHRRWARLDQPDQALAYLRTCVVNGSRTAHRRRAVRDRWTASGGPTRLDPAPRGEWVHPSAEDLVVAGAEHRAVTATLLALPQRQREVLVLRYHLDLSEQEIARTLQISPGAVKSHAHRGLAALRRALAVQGASGDAPQPPEEPQP, translated from the coding sequence ATGGAGATCGTCCAGCGAGAGGTGGTGAGCGTGACGTCCCCCGACCCGCGCGCCGGCCTCGACGACGCCTCGCGGTGGTCGGCCGACGAGGCGCTGACGGAGCTCTACCGGGCGCACTGGCGCTCGCTCGTGCGGCTGGCGTTCCTGCTCGTGCGCGACCAGGCCGTGGCCGAGGACGTCGCGCAGGACGCGTTCGTCAGCATGCACCGGCGCTGGGCGCGCCTCGACCAGCCCGACCAGGCACTCGCCTACCTGCGCACCTGCGTGGTCAACGGGTCGCGCACGGCGCACCGCCGGCGCGCGGTGCGCGACCGGTGGACGGCGTCCGGCGGGCCGACGCGGCTCGACCCGGCACCGCGAGGTGAGTGGGTGCACCCGAGCGCCGAGGACCTCGTGGTCGCGGGTGCAGAGCACCGCGCCGTCACCGCCACGTTGCTGGCACTGCCCCAGCGCCAGCGCGAGGTGCTCGTCCTGCGTTACCACCTCGACCTGTCCGAGCAGGAGATCGCGCGGACCCTCCAGATCAGCCCGGGTGCGGTCAAGAGCCACGCCCACCGCGGCCTGGCGGCGCTGCGCCGGGCCCTGGCCGTCCAGGGTGCGTCCGGCGACGCCCCCCAGCCTCCCGAGGAGCCGCAGCCATGA
- a CDS encoding serine hydrolase: MSGERVPELPDQLANTLRRKVSGAQRDWRAPSVVARVVRRGAVQLDAFAGAADLGADGLADPALLSAGADVQYRMGSITKTFTAALVLQARDEGLLDLDDEVGAHLDVPAHGGATLRRMLCHLSGLQREPVGEVWETLRGPDLDALLADLAQAEAVLSPQERWHYSNLAFALLGQVVAARRGAPWATVLHERLLEPLGLRRTTTAPTAPVARGYFVDPYADRLHPEPLFPGHAFAPAAELWTTVADLATWGAFWAEPDPAVLAPATVAEMTHLHAMADLQQWTLGWGLGLMLHRRGERMLVGHDGAMPGFLASLVIERGSGLVVAVLTNTSRAADPASLALDLAETVLDAVPDEPQPWRPGAPVPADVEPLLGTWWAEGIEYAASWRAGSEPDVDGAEGGHLELRAVAAPPSKPPAVLRREGERWRVASGREQGEVLRVVRDASGAPTRLYWATYPMTRRPLPFGQ, translated from the coding sequence GTGAGCGGCGAGCGGGTTCCTGAACTGCCCGACCAGCTCGCGAACACGCTGCGGCGCAAGGTCTCGGGCGCTCAACGCGACTGGCGCGCGCCGTCCGTTGTGGCCCGGGTCGTGCGCCGCGGCGCCGTGCAGCTCGACGCCTTCGCAGGAGCCGCCGACCTCGGCGCCGACGGCCTCGCCGACCCCGCGCTGCTGAGCGCCGGTGCCGACGTCCAGTACCGCATGGGCTCGATCACCAAGACCTTCACGGCTGCGCTCGTGCTGCAGGCCCGCGACGAGGGCCTGCTCGACCTCGACGACGAGGTCGGCGCCCACCTCGACGTGCCGGCACACGGGGGCGCCACGCTGCGCCGCATGCTGTGCCACCTGTCGGGACTGCAGCGCGAACCGGTCGGCGAGGTGTGGGAGACGCTGCGCGGCCCCGACCTCGACGCCCTGCTCGCCGACCTGGCTCAGGCCGAGGCCGTGCTCTCACCCCAGGAGCGCTGGCACTACTCCAACCTCGCCTTCGCGCTGCTGGGCCAGGTGGTCGCGGCACGACGCGGCGCGCCGTGGGCCACGGTGCTGCACGAGCGGCTGCTGGAGCCCTTGGGGCTGCGGCGCACGACCACCGCACCCACCGCTCCGGTGGCGCGCGGCTACTTCGTCGACCCGTACGCCGACCGGCTGCACCCCGAGCCGCTGTTCCCCGGTCACGCCTTCGCCCCCGCCGCCGAGCTGTGGACGACCGTCGCCGACCTCGCCACCTGGGGCGCCTTCTGGGCCGAGCCCGACCCCGCGGTGCTCGCCCCGGCCACCGTCGCCGAGATGACGCACCTGCACGCGATGGCCGACCTGCAGCAGTGGACCCTCGGCTGGGGTCTCGGTCTGATGCTGCACCGCCGTGGTGAGCGGATGCTCGTGGGCCACGACGGTGCCATGCCGGGGTTCCTGGCCAGCCTGGTGATCGAGCGCGGCAGCGGCCTGGTGGTCGCCGTGCTGACGAACACCAGCCGGGCGGCCGACCCGGCGTCCCTGGCGCTCGACCTCGCCGAGACCGTGCTCGACGCCGTGCCCGACGAGCCGCAGCCGTGGCGTCCTGGCGCGCCGGTGCCTGCCGACGTCGAGCCCTTGCTCGGCACCTGGTGGGCCGAGGGCATCGAGTACGCCGCGTCATGGCGCGCGGGCAGTGAGCCCGACGTCGACGGCGCCGAGGGCGGTCACCTCGAGCTGCGTGCTGTGGCCGCCCCGCCGAGCAAGCCGCCCGCCGTGCTGCGGCGCGAGGGGGAGCGGTGGCGGGTGGCGTCTGGCCGCGAGCAGGGAGAGGTGCTGCGCGTCGTCCGCGATGCGTCGGGCGCGCCGACGCGGCTGTACTGGGCGACGTACCCGATGACCCGCCGGCCGCTGCCGTTCGGTCAGTAG
- a CDS encoding peptidoglycan-binding protein, whose amino-acid sequence MPKLLLVGVMLPAESRTGIGHTACTLGGVNYESKGSVGCIRGSVARGAAHPLFRHRFHLQISDAQALRAKGYADACVGQPYVWASVPTSRHGGDCSGYVSGIICAALGREPVPHRLFATIGWPVVARGLGFAPGLVGAVVTQVGATAIGVLDRPFPGSPVARNSPKHSHVKWIQARLNFAAENHHAVLGGRALDVDGDFGDDTFAVVRAFQRSHGLQGLGMVGPKTWRLLNAVR is encoded by the coding sequence ATGCCGAAGCTGCTGCTCGTGGGCGTGATGCTGCCGGCGGAGAGCCGCACCGGCATCGGGCACACCGCCTGCACGCTGGGCGGAGTCAACTACGAGTCGAAGGGCTCGGTGGGCTGCATCCGCGGATCGGTGGCGCGAGGTGCGGCGCACCCGCTGTTCCGCCACCGGTTCCACCTGCAGATCTCGGACGCTCAGGCCCTGCGCGCCAAGGGCTACGCCGACGCCTGCGTCGGTCAGCCGTACGTCTGGGCCAGCGTGCCGACGTCCCGGCACGGGGGTGACTGCTCCGGCTACGTCTCGGGCATCATCTGCGCCGCGCTGGGCCGCGAGCCGGTGCCGCACCGGCTGTTCGCGACCATCGGCTGGCCGGTCGTGGCCCGCGGCCTCGGCTTCGCGCCGGGGCTCGTCGGCGCGGTGGTCACGCAGGTGGGCGCTACCGCGATCGGCGTCCTCGACCGGCCGTTCCCAGGGTCGCCGGTGGCCCGCAACAGCCCGAAGCACAGCCACGTGAAGTGGATCCAGGCCCGGCTGAACTTCGCCGCCGAGAACCACCACGCGGTGCTGGGCGGGCGGGCGCTCGACGTCGACGGCGACTTCGGGGACGACACGTTCGCCGTCGTCCGCGCGTTCCAGCGCAGCCACGGCCTGCAGGGCCTCGGCATGGTGGGGCCCAAGACCTGGCGACTGCTGAACGCCGTCCGCTGA
- a CDS encoding PhoH family protein — protein sequence MSDTPTDSSQPAEATPAPDPSAPHTIVVAPDVPMVSLLGPGDELLRTIERAFPRVDVHVRGNEMTVTGPPAEVALLERLVDELLTVIAAGQPLTRDAVDRSVAMLRQQTTERPADVLTMNILSNRGKKIRPKTLNQKRYVDAIDDNTVVFGIGPAGTGKTYLAMAKAVQALQAKRVNRIILTRPAVEAGERLGFLPGTLTEKIDPYLRPLYDALHDMLDPDSIPRLMAAGTIEVAPLAYMRGRTLNDAFIILDEAQNTSAEQMKMFLTRLGFGSKIVVTGDVTQVDLPSGTQSGLRVVQQILDGLDDVHFAMLTSHDVVRHRLVGEIVDAYGRWDAGQQDRDAERPALQGNRAARRSRR from the coding sequence ATGAGCGACACACCGACTGACTCGTCCCAGCCCGCTGAGGCCACCCCGGCGCCGGACCCGTCCGCACCGCACACGATCGTCGTCGCGCCCGACGTGCCGATGGTCTCGCTGCTGGGCCCGGGGGACGAGCTGCTGCGGACGATCGAGCGCGCGTTCCCGCGCGTCGACGTGCACGTGCGCGGCAACGAGATGACCGTCACCGGGCCGCCCGCCGAGGTGGCACTGCTCGAGCGGCTCGTCGACGAGCTGCTCACCGTGATCGCGGCCGGCCAGCCGCTCACGCGGGACGCCGTCGACCGCTCCGTGGCCATGCTGCGCCAGCAGACCACTGAGCGGCCCGCCGACGTGCTGACGATGAACATCCTGTCGAACCGCGGCAAGAAGATCCGGCCGAAGACGCTCAACCAGAAGCGCTACGTCGACGCGATCGACGACAACACGGTGGTGTTCGGGATCGGGCCGGCGGGCACGGGCAAGACCTACCTCGCGATGGCCAAGGCCGTGCAGGCGCTGCAGGCCAAGCGGGTCAACCGGATCATCCTCACCCGCCCGGCGGTCGAGGCGGGCGAGCGGCTCGGCTTCCTGCCGGGCACGCTCACCGAGAAGATCGACCCCTACCTGCGGCCGCTCTACGACGCGCTGCACGACATGCTCGACCCCGACTCGATCCCGCGGCTCATGGCCGCCGGCACCATCGAGGTCGCACCGCTGGCGTACATGCGGGGTCGTACGCTCAATGACGCGTTCATCATCCTCGACGAGGCGCAGAACACCTCGGCCGAGCAGATGAAGATGTTCCTGACCCGCCTGGGGTTCGGCTCCAAGATCGTGGTCACCGGCGACGTCACCCAGGTCGACCTGCCGAGCGGCACGCAGTCCGGTCTGCGCGTCGTCCAGCAGATCCTCGACGGGCTCGACGACGTCCACTTCGCCATGCTGACGAGCCACGACGTCGTCCGGCACCGGCTGGTGGGAGAGATCGTCGACGCCTACGGCCGTTGGGACGCCGGCCAGCAGGATCGCGACGCCGAACGCCCTGCGCTGCAAGGCAACCGGGCTGCGCGCAGGTCGCGTCGATGA
- a CDS encoding Gmad2 immunoglobulin-like domain-containing protein encodes MSRDHDPTSLSGLPAPDDDPTAAALQRALADDAASVEPRDRLDDVRRRAARRTRWPAAVAAVAAVATLAAVGSQLLGTGRDDVTPSGGSRTTQVSTPASSPASTNATTAPTTADGQPATAVLPVYYLGRDGDRWALFREFHRRTLADTTAARLQLALDEATMNQAVGDPDLTSPWLPRTEPLKVTRSADVVTVDVPAGEAQAGGRTAEQARLAVQQLVWTASAVTQDAHLGVRVLIDGAPGTLFGHEPVGGVVHRTTPSYEVLGSVWVEVPDEGQAVGSPVTVHGSACVFEAALSWELTRGDVTVSTGHTTASSGCPQRGTWQVALGSLAPGTYTFRAYEAPASGSGPDREDTRTFVVR; translated from the coding sequence ATGAGCCGCGACCACGATCCCACCAGCCTGAGCGGACTTCCGGCGCCGGACGACGACCCGACCGCCGCGGCGCTGCAGCGAGCCCTCGCCGACGACGCCGCGTCCGTCGAGCCTCGAGACCGGCTGGACGACGTCCGCCGGCGTGCGGCCCGGCGCACGAGGTGGCCGGCTGCCGTGGCCGCGGTCGCCGCCGTCGCGACGCTGGCCGCCGTCGGCTCCCAGCTGCTCGGCACCGGCCGCGACGACGTGACGCCCAGCGGCGGGTCGCGGACGACACAGGTCAGCACTCCCGCGTCCTCTCCGGCGAGCACGAACGCGACGACTGCACCAACCACCGCGGACGGCCAGCCGGCCACGGCCGTGCTTCCGGTCTACTACCTCGGCCGCGACGGCGACCGGTGGGCGCTGTTCCGCGAGTTCCACCGCCGCACCCTCGCCGACACGACGGCGGCGCGGCTGCAGCTGGCTCTGGACGAGGCGACGATGAACCAGGCGGTGGGCGACCCCGACCTCACCTCCCCGTGGCTGCCTCGCACCGAACCGCTGAAGGTCACCCGCTCGGCCGACGTCGTGACCGTCGACGTCCCGGCGGGCGAAGCACAGGCCGGGGGACGAACCGCCGAGCAGGCGCGGCTCGCCGTGCAGCAGCTGGTGTGGACGGCGAGCGCCGTCACGCAGGACGCCCACCTCGGTGTCCGGGTGCTCATCGACGGCGCACCCGGCACGCTCTTCGGGCACGAGCCGGTGGGAGGCGTCGTGCACCGGACGACCCCGAGCTACGAGGTCCTCGGCTCGGTCTGGGTCGAGGTCCCCGACGAGGGTCAGGCCGTCGGCTCACCGGTGACCGTGCACGGATCGGCGTGCGTCTTCGAGGCCGCCCTCTCGTGGGAGCTGACGCGAGGCGACGTCACGGTGTCGACCGGTCACACCACCGCCAGCAGCGGCTGCCCGCAGCGGGGCACCTGGCAGGTGGCCCTCGGGTCGCTGGCCCCGGGCACCTACACCTTCCGGGCGTACGAGGCACCGGCCTCGGGCAGCGGGCCCGACCGAGAGGACACTCGCACCTTCGTCGTCCGCTGA
- a CDS encoding HIT domain-containing protein, protein MSQTTPTPHDPECVFCRIATGEIPATIVAQDDHAIAFRDLEPQAPLHVLVIPRAHYQDVGALAHGDPDALVAVTRLAAQVAADENGGQFRFVFNSGPQAHQSVFHAHGHVIGGRDMTWPPG, encoded by the coding sequence GTGAGCCAGACCACCCCGACACCGCACGATCCCGAGTGCGTGTTCTGCCGCATCGCGACGGGTGAGATCCCGGCCACGATCGTCGCGCAGGACGACCACGCCATCGCCTTTCGCGACCTCGAGCCGCAGGCGCCGTTGCACGTGCTCGTGATCCCCCGCGCGCACTACCAGGACGTCGGGGCGCTGGCTCACGGCGACCCGGACGCGCTGGTGGCCGTCACCCGGCTCGCGGCGCAGGTGGCGGCGGACGAGAACGGCGGCCAGTTCCGTTTCGTCTTCAACAGCGGACCGCAGGCCCACCAGAGCGTCTTCCACGCGCACGGCCACGTGATCGGTGGTCGCGACATGACGTGGCCGCCCGGGTGA
- the ybeY gene encoding rRNA maturation RNase YbeY, with protein MSIEVNNETSFECDERELVLLARHVLDAMRVHPQAELSIVLVDEPAMERLHVQWMDLPGPTDVMSFPMDELRPGSDDEEPEPGLLGDVVLCPSVAHKQAAEAGHTTAEELLLLTTHGILHLLGFDHAEPDEEKQMFELQRRLLLTFLAERGRPTS; from the coding sequence ATGAGCATCGAGGTCAACAACGAGACCAGCTTCGAGTGCGACGAGCGCGAGCTGGTGCTGCTCGCCCGCCACGTCCTCGACGCGATGCGCGTGCACCCGCAGGCCGAGCTGTCGATCGTGCTCGTCGACGAGCCGGCGATGGAACGGCTCCACGTGCAGTGGATGGACCTGCCCGGCCCCACCGACGTGATGAGCTTCCCGATGGACGAGCTGCGACCGGGCAGCGACGACGAGGAGCCCGAGCCGGGCCTGCTCGGTGACGTCGTCCTGTGCCCGTCCGTGGCGCACAAGCAGGCGGCCGAGGCCGGCCACACCACGGCCGAGGAGCTGCTGCTGCTCACCACCCACGGCATCTTGCACCTGCTGGGCTTCGACCACGCGGAGCCGGACGAGGAGAAGCAGATGTTCGAGCTGCAGCGCCGGCTGCTGCTCACGTTCCTGGCCGAGCGAGGTCGCCCCACCTCATGA